The genomic interval CGAATATTTGCATAATAGGGATCTATTAGAGCGAATTTTCGATCGAAATTGGACATTTGCTGCGGTCCGGGGGCGGATTTTGCGGTTCGCCAGGCCTTAAGCCTCAAAAGCTACTTTCTGAAAGTCTCCTGCAAGGCTCCAGGGCAAGGACTCACCACACCGCCTAAGAATCGACGGATCTGTGGTGGATCCTAACCATTTCGCCTGAACCTGCTGCCTGCAATCGTTAACCGTTAAGCAACTTCTCCAGCACCACAATAACGCCCTCTTCAATGTTGGATGGTGCAATTTCGTCGGCCAATTCCAAAATGTCCGGGTGGGCATTGGACATGGCGTAAGACTTGCCGGCGGCCTTGATCAATTCAGTGTCGTTGAGGTAGTCGCCAAACACGAGAGTTTGGGATTCTTCCAATCCGAGGGCATCGCGGAGAGCAGCCAAAGCTTGGCCCTTGTTGGCTGAAGGATCCATGACATCGACCCAGTGCTGGCCGGAGACAACAACGTTGGCGTTGGGGGAGGCTGCGCGGATGATGGGGGCACAGTCCTTTTCGGCATCTTGGAATGTAAAGATCGCTACCTTGATTACTTCATTGTTGACTGCTTCGTGGAGGTCTTGGACTTCCTCGATGGAGACGTAGTATTTCAGGCCTTCGGCGCGGAAAGCTTCGTCGTTGCGTTCGACGTAGGCGCGTTCTGGTCGGCAGACCACTACTCCCATATCGATGTCGGATGCGCGCACGGCATCGATGATGGAGTGTACGGTG from Corynebacterium glutamicum ATCC 13032 carries:
- a CDS encoding Cof-type HAD-IIB family hydrolase, with the protein product MDFRLVATDMDGTLLNTHHEVPEKFWDILEQMRAKGIAFAPASGRQLATLQKQFGHAGEPISYIAENGTVVVHDGEIISLTTIDSDTVHSIIDAVRASDIDMGVVVCRPERAYVERNDEAFRAEGLKYYVSIEEVQDLHEAVNNEVIKVAIFTFQDAEKDCAPIIRAASPNANVVVSGQHWVDVMDPSANKGQALAALRDALGLEESQTLVFGDYLNDTELIKAAGKSYAMSNAHPDILELADEIAPSNIEEGVIVVLEKLLNG